The following DNA comes from Thunnus thynnus chromosome 3, fThuThy2.1, whole genome shotgun sequence.
CGGTTCCTCCGTTTGGATCCTTCACATCACATTTGACACCAGATTTATTAAGGCTGAGCTCAGTCTCAGGTTCACTTTTTTCTGCATGATGCCATTAAGAAAAAGGTCACGTCTCATCAACATTCTTCTGGTTTTAAGTTTATCCGATGGCACATGATTGAATATCACTGCCCCATTTAACTTACAGTTAGATTCATTTTTAGGAGTATGAACCTTTGCTGGTGTCAAAAGCTGATAATTGAACATTTTCATACTTCAGGTTGTCAGTCTTTATTGTCGCAGTGATTTGGCATTTTCACAGCCTGTTGGTCCCGTAAATGTAATTTAGCTTTTGGTTGTATGTGCCAGTTGAAAAGGgcagaaataaatacatgtggctgaaaacaaaataatatctTTCAGGGAGAAAAGCAATTTTATACGATAGGAGCAGAGAGGTGattgtttaaaaatatgcaaatattgtctggattgtttttttgtaaatgtgctAACTATTAGTGGGCAACGTGGACAGAATATTGTAATAAACAATAAGTTACAATATTCACTGAAATGCTTAAAATCAGATGGTGAAGTTAAGTCATATTCATGCTGCTGTATTTGGTCTTTATGAGTTGTGACAGGTTTTGGTAAAACTGAACTTATTCATGTAGACATGACATCTCTGCGtcacagccatgctagtggctctgtgaggttAGCATAGTGCTAAAGCTCAATGCTAACCTGTTGATGCTAAGAAGATATAACgttcagggctgcaactactgattattttcattatcgattaatctgttgattattttctcaattaatcattaataaaatatctgaaaccagtgaaaaatgccaatcaCAATGTCAAAGTGACATCCtgaaatgtctcattttgtctgaccaacagtccaaaaccccaaaatattcaattgaCTGTAATGGAAGACCCAGACATGCAGCAAATTCTTACATTTGAGAACTTGGAATCAtcaaatatttgatcattttgcttaaaaatcCAAAATAGTTGTCAATGTTTACAGTGTTCACCATCCTAGTTTAATGTgaagcatgctaacatatgctagttaacactaaacacaaagcacagctgaggctgatgggaatgtcatcagTGTTTGCAGATGAAAAGTCGGAgcatcatcaaagttattaaaattcatcctgaggggaagaCAAATGTTTCTACTAAATTTCATGGcgatccatccaacagttgttgagatatttcactcaaaaccacagaTGTATACCTCATAAtggtgctggaggaaaagtcagggggaTTCATTTATTCTCTGGGGATCATgtatgtctgtacaaaatttcatggcaatccatctaatagttgttgaaatatttaagtCTGGACCAACGTggcagactgactgactgttaaGTTTGTATAATTGGAAAATTAGCAGGTTAGCAGGTTTCTcatttcactgtgttttcatttctgctACACAGTGACAGCTCATGAGTCTTATCTCATAACAGGGAAAAAATAATGACCTCTCAATGACCTGGTCTGGGTGTAAAGTATCTGACAGTATTCTCCTCGTCTCTCCTACAGGCCTGTGTATAATGATAGCACCCTCAGTGTACACAGCGAAGTTCCAGGGCACTGAGAAAGTGGGAGGGTTCGGACACTCCTACGTCCTGGCCTGGATCTCTTTTGTCTTCAGCTTACTCTTAGCTATCACCTACCTCATCCTGCGGAAGAAGAGCGAGTAAGGGGATAAGAGGAAGACGGCCAAGGCTGGGATCATATTCCTTTGAGTTTGGGACAGTCAggaatgggatttttttttttcagaatttggggaaaaaaacccgTTAAAAGGTTGTTGATCTACATTTGCAGCTAGGATAATTAGGGAATAATATTCAATCGCTAACAAGAGCCATTTGATATTTTGAATATTACTTAATTGAACTCATGCTAATATTACACAAAAGGCTTCActtttatggacattttttttccatcatagATTTGTATTTGATTAAACAGAGAGGAGGATAATATTTCATTCAAGAGTAGACCAGTATGGGCTCCAAAATAATGGTTGAGATTAGGAGGGTGTGACCCCTAAAACTGCTAATTTCAAAGCAGTATGAGCGTCTTTCTACTGGGTcgttacatatatatatatatatatatatatatggaaacCTCGGTCATGTTTGTACTTTAAAGGAACAGCTTATATTCTGAGAAATACGgttcacttatttttcttctgtAGAGTTAGATAAGAACATTGCCaccaatcttctcatctaactctcagcaagaaagtaaATTTCCCAAAAATATCCCTTTAAGAATCGAACAGAGTTGAATTTTGGAATAATAAAGCCATCAGTAAAAGTTTTTTGAGATGTAGTAGTTGAAAACGTTCTGAGGAATTAAAGTACTTACCATCCTGAAGTATCAAGTCGTGAGGCTTACAGCTACTACTGCGAGTTTCCAGAGTCAAGAAGTGAAAAATACTGTATCTGGGAAGGTACGGCATGTTGGCAACACTACGACATTCATGTTGCAGTACTTGATCAGAAAACACAAGCCTTTATTTACAGGACAAGTAGTTTTAATCGTGTATCATTATTTTACAACTGAAGTATAGTGTATCCTTTGTTTTTATCGTTGTATATTGTAACCATTatatttttgtaacattttctattgagtgattttttttttaatccatgtttgattttgtgtgtttgtagttggCTGCTATCATAAGAAAGTACATGTAATTTGTACAAGTGAACATGAACCAGGGATGGAGGAagattgtgtttcattttatcatatttcagAACTATACATTAGAAGGTTTTGTTTGTAATTACATTGGAATTTAAGCCATATCATTTATTAATAAAAGAAATTATAACATAAGGCATTAATATGTTTCATCTATTTAACTGCTGTGAATAAATACTACAAGATACAACTCAAAACAGTCACTATTACAAGGcataataaatatgtattaaCTGGTCCAGTGTTGTAGTTTGACCAATGATCACATCAGGGTAATAAACAACATACGACCAACTTCAACTGGATTTTCACTGATTTCTAAATCCATGTGATTTGACTTGGTAAGGGGAAAGTTTTATATTGTGTGCAAGTTACAACACTGAGGTTTTGAAAACAACACTTCTTCAGGCCTTACAACAGACCCAGTCAGAAACAGGAATGTTCCATTATATAAAGTATCGTTCCCAGAGGAAGTGAGTAAAAACCGGACTGTACTAAATGCCTTGGCCAGACGGCGTGATGCGCTCCTGAACCACCAGGTGGAGAAGATGATTCTGCTCCGCAGTCAGAAAAGGCCTgatggaagaaaaaacagacaaacacatgatCAATATGGAAAATTAGTATAAGCAGCAATAAAATGCAGCTCCGTCGCCATCACATGAtggaaataaacatgtttgaaCGCTCACCATAGCTCAATCTGAAGAGACTTTAGGGACTCTGTGTCTTTCTCCTGACACGCCATCtgcaaaacacatttactgTTATGCACTGCACAAATAAAAGGGCAACTGCAAATTCAGGAGAGCCTGACAAGGTCGTTTTACAACCTCAATAAACATGTATAAAGTCTGCCAGTTCAGAAGAAGTTGCATTACGGAATCTATTTTATTAAGGGTGTGATGATGAGTATTGATTGCCACACGTTGGAGGACACAGGTTAAAGTCTGATACCACAAACACAACTGCAAATACTGCAAATAGAAAAACGTCATTCAActgacaaagaaagacaaaccCCTGCATATTTATCACTGCATTGTGAAGGCCATGAAGACCATCATTTTTCCTGTATGAGTCAGCGCAGATCAGGAAATCCTGTGAACTGTACAAGTAAGTGGATGATGAAACTCACCACGACTGactgcaggaggaggaaaacattCTCAGGCAGGAAGGTCACTGAAGGAGAGAACAAGCACCATGTGTACACAACTTCAAGTAACTGTCTTTCATAGGAATTAGGACACAATTTCAGAGTTTTGCAgtaaaaaggtgtgtgtgtgtgtgtgtgtgttttgtttttaaattgaatgttgAAGTGTAGCTACCTTGGCTGTGAGGGTCAAACGACTCCCATGCGTATCTCTCCAGGGTCTGTGCATGTTCTGGTAGCAGCTTCTGAGGCGGAGGCTACAgaggaaaacaataaagttggaCCATTAAAGTAGAATGAGTTGGCCaacaatgatttgtttttatagtGCCAGTGATACACAGAGGTGAGTACAACCGCTGTAGGAGTCCAAAAGTCTGCTTTGAAAATCActaatattttcatgtaaacctggaaataatcagaaagtCTGAGGagtcagaaacatttaaaaagaagttatacatgtaaaatgaagatAATATTTAAGATTCTGCACTAAGTCAGCAATCAAATTTAAGCAAATTTGTGGCGTTGACTAACTTCACTCCTTTGTACAAAAAGTCAGATTTCCTTGAGTTGTATCTCTACCACTGAAGACACTCTGGTGGATTTGATCTACTTACCAGAGTCTCATTCAAGTAACTCAACTTGCAGccagtgttcacctgttataaatatGACTGCGGCTCAAGTTTCCAGCAGATCATTGCTTACTAAGTAGCATTGTGATAGTGGGAAACGTGGCATCGGAACtaagtgaaagtgtcagaagTCACATTGTTATTCTAAGCAAAGAGGGGCTTCTCAGTGTCAAATCATGGCTAGACTAAAAGTTCATAAGGGGCAGTGCATTGAACTCTAAAATGCTTTGCAGAAACCTGACCAGttgcaacaaaaacatgatcAGGCAGACCAAAAGTTGCCACACCATCAGAAGATACCATCAAGCTTAGCTCCCTGAGACATAGAAAAGCAACTTCATCACAAaatttgctaaataaagaaGGCAAGACTCCAATCAGCAGAGGTACTGTCCAAAGAAGGCTGTCTCGTAGTGGTCTCTGAGGACTagtagcagtttctaaaccacttctcaggagaggaaacaaggccAAACACTTGGGTGGGCtaagaaatacaaacatttcacaatggatgactggaaaaaaacatactgatgaatccaagtttgagatttatggcagtaacagaagggtgtgtgtgaagagacaaacaggagagagaatgaaacCGCAGTGGAtcaaacacacagtgaaacatgttggTGGGAATATTCAAGTCTGCCAACTCAGGAGTCAGACACCTGCACCACACTGACTCCACCCTGACCCAGGAGACGCACCACTGCATTCTTCAGAGACATGTTATACCTGCTGGTTTGAaggattcatactgcagcaggataatgaccccaaacacacctcaaaaCTTTGCAAAAACTACTTGAGGGCCAAAGAAGACCAAGGAGTCCTGACTGTCGTGGACTTTCATCCACAGTCACCTGACTTCAACCCTACTGAACATTTATGGGGGCACTTAAGGACTGAGAAAGCCAAGCatactgtgacatcacaagaagCTCTTAGGAAACTTGTGAAATCATGCTGGAATAAAATGGGTCATCAGGTTTTACACAAACTAGTAGAGTCCATGTCAGCTGGACTGTATGCTGTCATTAAAGCAAAAGGGGACATAAAAAATACGAAGATATGATGAAATTCATGTACATTTTCCAAAGAttcaacttttcactcaaattgttaAGCTGATATAATCATTTGATGaatgaaagacaaacaaacaaatgcaaaatagaagTATCATCActagtggtctcagacttttggaccccgTTGTATAAAACCAATATTTTGATCTGATGTTgattctctttgtgtttccttctttttctgcttCCAGACAGTTCAACCTTTCACTAGTGTACGGCTGTTTGACAATGAAAGATTGGCAGCTGTTCATGTATTAAAAACGTTCAGATTTTCTCTTCTGTACACAGTTTTCCATTACAACTACCtataaatatgaattataaaacaagtgaaatgaaTCAACAGGACAGGTTTGATTCCTACTTTCCACAAAAGTCCTTTTTTGGGGGTCGTACTGGATTTTCCTCTTCAGTTATATATCATTATTGAGATacagatgtttttcttgccataaatATCACATCTCAGAATCACCATCAAAATCAAGTTCCCATAACTATTGTGATAGTATTGCATTAAGAGTTAACTCTTATATggcttgatgtgtaaaatcattgTGCCTACCTCgagcaacatcagcagcaacacTCTGGAGATCTCACATTTTGCCACAATGTCCAGAAAAGCTCCttaaagatttaaagaaaatgaagacagaagagaaatcaagacatatttcattatatttaataGTTTCTACTCACTgtaatcaaataaaatgcaatcatgatatttaatatttatcattaTCTTTATATTTGTTGGAATTTCCTGATTTTGCTAAAGTTCTTATAActaaattgtatttttgtagACATTACATTCAGCCTCTATATAGAAAGTCATATAACCGGGGATCCATTCCGTATGTTTTCCCCCATATGAGAAGATTTTATCAGGTAGAGCCTGCAGATAACTGCCTATCAGAGCCTCACCAACAGGGGTGCTGGTGCCTGGTAGCTGCAGTCCTCTCTCCTGGCATACAAGCTGCATCTCTGTAAACACTGACAGAGCGCCATCGTAGTCACCTGCAAAACACAAGAGACACGCAAGTTCACACAACAGAGAATCAAGTCATATAGACtgtatatgcacacatacatataaatatgtatatatatatatatatatatatcaccaaagtcattataaTTAATCcactggggaccatgaatgtctgtaccaagtttcatgacaatctatccaatagttgtaAAGATATTAGATACCATTATTGGCACCCTTGAATTGTTTGTACAACCTGTACAATATCTTCAGTAATAAATGGAAATGTACCAATTTTGTATCATCAGAATATTTTAATAGGATGTCCAAAGTAATTCAGCGACAAAAAAACTTGCATGTAGTAATTTCAAGAAGAAATAGAATATAAGATGTGGACGGTAATAACGGCACCCTTCCCTAATATTTGGTTGCACATCCCTTTGCAACGATGACTGCCTCCAAACGTTTCTTGTAGCCATCTATGAGCTTCTTGCACCGGTCAGCTGGTAGTTTCTCCCACTCTCCTTTGCCATTTGTTCAAGTTCCTGAATGTTTACAGGATTCCTTTCCCCAATAGCAGATTTCAGCTCTCTCCAAAGATTATCAGTTGGACTGAGATCAGGACTCATTGCTGGCCAGtttaaaacagtcatttttttccttttcaaccaTTCTTGAGTGCTTTTGGATGTGTGCTTTGGGTCTTTATCAGCTTCAGACTTCTTAATAACGTTGCGAACTGTTGAAACAGGGATACCAAGGTCTTTGGAGATGGCCTTGTACCCTTCAGAGGTCTCATGTTTGGTTATAAAGGCACTGGTGATGCTCTCAGACAGCTCCCTTGTCTTGACCATAACAAGTGGCTTTTTTAAGCATTAAAGCCATCATTCATTAACTAATTCAAGTCATGCGGGCACTGACAAATTATCACAGGTGAGTAATTTCTAATTTATCACAGGTTGGTCAAATGTTActatttttttcaaactgatATGAAGGGTGCCAATACCAGTGTCACAGCaatctttcagtttttatagttttttcctcctattttttttttttaagaagataCTGTTTCATCATTTGTTGTTCTGTACCAAACTGAGTGTCTATAGACCAAAGCTGTTTCACTAGATTCATTCTTTTCAGAAGAAATTCTACATGATGTACTTTTCATGGCTGCCAATAATGGTGACCAGAACCACAAATGTTAACCGTATTGTGGCTCTCATGGAAAAGTCattacagttcatcctctgggcaccttgaatgtctgtaccaagtTTCATGACAATttatccaacagttgttgagatatatcagtctggaccaaagtggtggatcgACCAACCAACCAATCTCTAGAGCTATGACACTAGCTAATAAAACATGTATCGGCTACATAATCAGATGTAAATGGACAGACTAAACTCACGTGTGAGAATTTTACATGTGGCCATTTCTCCCATTGACAACAGAGCTTCAATTGGAGTCTGTGTCTGCAACTCTGCAGCCCTCTGGTAATGAACAATAGCCTCTCCTGGTCTGTTCATCTCCTATTGAAGCCAGAGGGGGGAGTTAAGATTAACATCTTTAATGAAATACATCAACGTTaagcaaaaatattaaaaaaataaataaataaagataattcaTCTTGTGGGACAGCTTGAATCTGTGGTCTTAAGTTTTACCTTGAGCGCGTTGCCAAGTTCTAGACACAAGCTGGCTGCCATCACAGGCTGGTTCATCTCAATGTACACCTGTAGACCATTTGAACAAAAGCATTATCCTACTGTCTCTGTATGGATATGGTAACAACACAGAACGCTACTACAAAATCTATACTCAATAACTTCAATCTGTTCACATATTCAACAAAAAATCACAGATATTTATACCACACACAGATGCTTTTAACACTAAAACATATCATCTAAAACAGAAAACTAGATATCACAGTGTACCTTGATGGCAAAACTGTAGCAGTTGAGTGCAGCCTGAAGGTGCTCATCAAAGCCCGGAGCCTGCAGGGCCCTGTTCTCCTTCTCAGACGAGAGGAAGAGGCGGGCAGCATCGGTTAACGCCAGAGCCTCTCCAGGAGCGTTGAAGAGAGTCTGCTCACACCTGCAGTCAAGACGTTCAGAATATGTAATAACAACAGAGGCACTAATGAACACAACAGTAAACTTGTCATGCCCATGAATGATACAGGATCCCACTGTGCCGATTAGGAACATCTCTGTCACCCTGTGGTGGTTTATTGTTTGGGCAAGAATAACTACAGAGGAGCCATCATTCATTAAACTATACATTTACGAGATGATCTGACTGACTGGTTCATAAGTCTTACTAATTTTTCAATCTTGGAAACCATTGGTTATCTGTCTGATGACGATTTTGCCTCTGGGGGCAATGGCAAATATTTTGGCTAAATCGTCATCAGACAGATAGTCGAAGGGTTCAGAGATTGCATTTTGGCCAATGCGTTCCACCTCTTCTGCTCTCAACATGGACAGTTTACCTGCAACCAACCAAAGCCCACTCAAATGTGATTGGTCAATAGTACTCGGACTACAAACGGAAACCAGAACGCTTCTGGTACCAAAATCTTGTCCCGTTGACTACAGATTGTGCATTTATATGCAGCATATGTTTATAGAGATTactcatttttaaattttttaaatgacaatgtAGCAATCTGTTTGAACCAATCAGCATTTTTTGAGCTAAAAACTGTCAAGATTTCTAAAATTGTGCAACATGATATGATAAGACATGTGAGTGGTGAATGAACAAATTACTTGATTAATGTAAAGATAATGTAGCAAACTTTTGACTCTACTGTCATCACTCTGAATATTCGAGAACTCAATAATGTGACGTCAAGTTTTATCAGATTCTGATCAGTGGTGTATTTCATACATCTATTAGACAAGTTTAAGTTTAAGCCACAGAACTATCACTCCAATGCACAAACCAAATTACTTTTCTTTGTTAATCCCAGACAAAAGTACCACATATTCCAGAGGCAGGCTATCCTAAATAGGGTACCTCATGTTTAAATGCATCTAcattcttttcatttacttCACTTAATATGAGGTTGTTGTGAAACTCATTTCAACCCATTAACTTGCCTCTACTCTTCTGGGAATACTTAACACaagattttggaacctggctgcagagaTTTTTCCCATCCAGCCACATGAGGCTCACAGTAGTCTCAATGGTGATTAaaggggttgaggtcagggctctgtgcaggctaGTCAAGCTCTTcaacaccaaactgggaaaaccatttctttatgaacCTCATTTTGTGCATGGAGGCAGACACAGGAAAGAGCCTTTCCCAAACTGTTACCGCAAATGTGAAAGCACACTACTGTATGAAATAtcactgtctgtttgtgtttagtacaaatttccctctttgtgtttccctggaTAGTTTATTTGAGAAGTTGTAACCCTGGAAGacttgactaatttggatgggtGAAGCCTCATATACAGTTAAGATAAatgtttgaatatatttttgcacaaaatgaggactgtggattttgtcccccatcatttacattgaaagtgcatgaAGAatggatcttttaatagccagtatgaacaggaggaatgactacagCAAGGAATTTTtggtgttcatttgggcacctgacgattgttttgagacagacttgaaaattatGACCCTGTCCTTTTAATAGTGTATCTATACACTGAAATTCTTCAGATAAATCTGATACAAAGGGTGTGAGTGCGCATTAACTTAGAGTCCTCTTACCGAGCCATGGCCAGGTTACAGAAGGCAGCATATTGCAGGCAGTCTTGCTGCTTCAGCTCCTTGGCTAACTGACCTGAGAGgacagaacaacaaacaaatgagatataaactgacaagaaacagtttaaaggacatgttcacaatttttccagtctgttttaaaacaacggTCTGGtgcccaaattaacattgaaacaggtttctCTTGCCATAATCACTCCACTTGTTCATACcagccattagaagatcccttcataatgaacttacaaagtgatgggggacaaaatcaacaagcctccctctgtgcaaaaatgtacttaaaagtttatctgaaactaatatgaagcaccaaccatccaaattagtcatatcaagtagatGTCTTttaacgttacagtctttttagtgccaaagttcctctttttgttactgtacttccaccgcggctcaacagggaaacacaaagagggaatttgatgctaaaaagactgtaaatgtggcagatatccacttgatatgactaactcagactgctgaatttaaatgcatttctgcacaaaatgacggagtggacacactgtggattttgtcccccatcacttacattgaaagcacatttgaaggggatcttttaatagccagtatgaacaggacgaataattacagcaaggaaaacctctttcactgttcatgtggacacctgactgttgttttaagacagacttgacacATTGTGGACCTATCCTTAACTAACGCAGAGCTGGAAGAAAGGCTGGTTGGTGTTATTTAGTGCATAATCTGAATACGGTCATTTTTACGTTACTTACCAAACTGTTCACTTGCCTCCGCTACATTGGGCTTCCGAAGAAAACGTCTGCGACAAGGAAAAACAAGCCTGTCAGTTTTCTAAAATTTCACAGTTAGCGTTAAGTAACCAGTTATCAAGCTATCATAAATCCAACTAATTAAACGTCGAGTTAGTCAGCTTTAAGAGAGGATTGATTAAGCATCGCTGCACGGTAAGCTTAGCTTGTTTTGCTAACTGAGCTGTAGCTTGTAAACGTTAGCTGCCAAATACAACAGCAACACCTTAAATACTGTGTTTTATAAACCTGGATGGTACAAGTACAGTCTATCTAATTCAATTAGCtctaaaaaatacagtaaaagcacatccacacacacaaaaccggGTTAACCGTGACACTGACAGGAAAGGTAACGTAAGTGGCAGTTATCGTTAGCTAGCTGTATCGCTTATCTGTAACATTATTGCAAAGTAAATTTACACTAAACCTTATAATCAGTCCTGTTACTGTTAGAGATAATGTAACTGATAGCCTtactttttcagtttatttgatACAGCGCGGTATCTCGCCAGAAAATCTCCTTCTGCAGCCATGATCAATACAggaaaaacaactaaaataaaCCAGGAAGTCCGACTTGACAGGAGCGTTGGCATTGGCTCGTAGAATCCATACATCACAATTTCATTGGTTGACGTTTACTAAGGGTGGAACTTATCAGAGAAGGAaatgtccaaataaggagtgaTGTTACTGCTACGCAGGGATGGCGAGCTTTTAAGAAATCAGACTGAGACAGGTGGCAGAgaaagatttatttttacaatttctGTAGTTAGTAAAAATCAACTATGTACATTTACTCACGTACTGCACCTAAGTACAGTTCTGAGGTTCTTTGCTTCtgcaactttatacttctacttcactatATATTCATTGGGAAATGCATTACTTTTTTATCTTATTGTATATATTAAtccacaacatttatttgatagctgtagttactagttacttgcatattcagattttaaaaacctgtaatgaatatgtaaaatatgatgcattgctATATAATAAGTAAACCACGGCAAACAGCCACTCCATGGCAACCAGCTACAACGTTAAAATGCTGCTTGCATGTCactgcatcagtaataataatccaatccTATAATATATAATGATGTAACAATGAGACTATAAatacttactgtacatttagcttttttgcagttttacttaagtaacattttaagTGAATTACTTTTACATGTAACAGAGCATTTTTGCATTGTGGTTTTGcgacttttacttgagtaaagagTTGaaatacttcttctaccactacACAGTGAcacaacaaagcaaaataagCTGACATAAATATCACAATCTTTTGAACCAAGTTTGTTGATGATTCAGAAGTTCTCATAGACAGACTCAAATACACCTTCATCCTGTTTTTGTGTGGTTTTCGCCATCTATGGAGGGAGTAGAAGACAAGTCAGCAACTGTAGGTTTTTACACTGATAACAGAAGATGTGACAAAGGGCCAAAAGATCACACTTACCGTTTTTGGGGTTTCCTTTGTTTTGGGTGCAGCTTTTCCTTTGTCTGGCTCGCTGTTGGCAGCTGAGCAGTCCAGCACATCATAAATGGACCTGGGCCGAGGCTCAAGACTCTAGAGAACATT
Coding sequences within:
- the f8a gene encoding 40-kDa huntingtin-associated protein, with product MAAEGDFLARYRAVSNKLKKRFLRKPNVAEASEQFGQLAKELKQQDCLQYAAFCNLAMARCEQTLFNAPGEALALTDAARLFLSSEKENRALQAPGFDEHLQAALNCYSFAIKVYIEMNQPVMAASLCLELGNALKEMNRPGEAIVHYQRAAELQTQTPIEALLSMGEMATCKILTRDYDGALSVFTEMQLVCQERGLQLPGTSTPVGAFLDIVAKCEISRVLLLMLLEPPPQKLLPEHAQTLERYAWESFDPHSQVTFLPENVFLLLQSVVMACQEKDTESLKSLQIELWPFLTAEQNHLLHLVVQERITPSGQGI